Proteins from a genomic interval of Pseudomonas paeninsulae:
- a CDS encoding ABC transporter substrate-binding protein: MSQADSPAAELQVRIGYLAYTPATGPLLSNVIGEPADAGLRGAELAIADSNSTGRFLKHAYSLDVAEHDDSASLLEAASALHGQGVRLFVVNAPAATLRKLSQILADSLLINAGSRDDSLRQSECLPNVLHTLPSRAMLADALAQFLAVRKWSRWLLISGPTEDDQAYAAALRRAAKRFGLQIVAEKAWNFDNDQRRSAQAEMPLFTQTKEYDVVLVADERGDFGEYLPYQTWYPRPVAGTQGLTPTGWHKTVETYGAAQLQKRFEAHAKRWMNERDYAAWIAVRSIASAVSKLGQADARAIRTLALSDQLPLDGFKGRKLSFRSWNGQLRQPIPLVHPRALVSNSPQEGFLHPTSELDSLGYDTPEVSCTLTAN, encoded by the coding sequence ATGAGCCAAGCCGACAGCCCGGCAGCCGAGCTGCAGGTGCGCATCGGCTACCTGGCCTACACCCCGGCAACCGGACCGCTACTGTCCAATGTAATTGGCGAACCTGCGGACGCCGGCCTGCGCGGCGCCGAACTGGCGATTGCCGACAGCAACAGTACCGGGCGCTTTCTCAAGCACGCCTATAGCCTCGACGTCGCCGAGCATGACGACAGCGCAAGCCTGCTCGAGGCCGCCAGCGCGCTGCATGGCCAAGGCGTACGGCTGTTCGTGGTCAACGCCCCTGCGGCGACCCTGCGCAAGCTCAGCCAAATTCTCGCCGACAGCTTGCTGATCAATGCCGGCAGCCGCGACGACAGCCTGCGTCAGAGCGAGTGTTTGCCTAACGTGCTGCACACCCTGCCCAGCCGGGCCATGCTCGCCGACGCCCTGGCGCAGTTTCTGGCGGTGCGCAAATGGTCGCGCTGGCTGCTGATCAGCGGCCCCACCGAGGACGATCAGGCCTATGCTGCGGCCCTGCGCCGGGCGGCCAAGCGCTTCGGCCTGCAGATAGTCGCAGAGAAGGCCTGGAACTTCGACAACGACCAGCGCCGCAGCGCCCAGGCCGAGATGCCGTTGTTCACCCAGACCAAGGAATACGACGTGGTGCTGGTCGCGGACGAACGCGGCGACTTCGGCGAATACCTGCCCTACCAGACCTGGTACCCGCGCCCGGTCGCCGGCACTCAGGGCCTGACCCCCACTGGCTGGCACAAGACGGTGGAGACCTACGGCGCCGCGCAATTGCAGAAGCGCTTCGAGGCCCACGCCAAGCGCTGGATGAACGAGCGCGACTACGCCGCCTGGATCGCCGTGCGCAGCATCGCCAGCGCGGTGAGCAAACTGGGCCAGGCCGACGCCCGTGCGATCCGCACGCTGGCCCTGAGCGATCAACTACCGCTGGACGGCTTCAAGGGCCGCAAGCTGAGTTTCCGCAGCTGGAACGGCCAACTGCGCCAACCCATCCCCCTGGTGCATCCCCGCGCCCTGGTCAGCAACTCGCCACAGGAGGGCTTCCTGCACCCCACCAGCGAGCTGGACAGCCTCGGCTACGACACACCCGAAGTCAGCTGCACGCTGACCGCCAACTGA
- a CDS encoding EthD family reductase has translation MIKVSVLYPNNPGVHFDFGYYCSQHMDIVRKCLGDACKEITVDQGLSSAGPNTPAPFVAMGHLYFDSVESFQKSFAPHAERIMADLSNFTDSQPMIQISEVKLAP, from the coding sequence ATGATCAAAGTCAGTGTGCTCTACCCCAACAACCCCGGCGTGCATTTCGACTTCGGCTACTACTGCAGCCAGCACATGGACATAGTGCGCAAGTGCCTGGGCGATGCCTGTAAGGAAATCACCGTGGACCAGGGCTTGAGCAGCGCCGGGCCCAATACCCCGGCACCTTTCGTCGCCATGGGCCATCTGTATTTCGACAGTGTGGAGAGCTTCCAGAAGAGCTTTGCACCTCATGCAGAGCGGATCATGGCCGATCTGTCTAACTTCACCGATAGCCAGCCAATGATCCAGATCAGCGAGGTCAAGTTGGCACCCTGA
- a CDS encoding methanol/ethanol family PQQ-dependent dehydrogenase has product MKHSGLRKPFVLSALCAAMLLPAVSAWAVTDQEILDDVNSTNQIVTNGMGLQGQRYSTLDILNTDNIKDLRPVWAMSFGGEKQRGQQAQPMIKDGVMYVTASYSRVFAVDARTGKELWQYDARLPDDIRPCCDVINRGVALYGDLVIFGTLDAKLVALNKDTGKVVWRKSVADHKAGYSITAAPLVINGKLITGVSGGEFGIVGKIEAYDPKNGELLWTRPTVEGHMGYIYKDGKKIENGISGGEAGKTWPGDLWKTGGAAPWLGGLYDPETNLLLFGTGNPAPWNSHLRPGDNLYSSSRLALNPDDGTIKWHFQTTPHDGWDFDGVNELVSFNYQEGGKTVQAAATADRNGFFYVLDRTNGKFIRGFPFVDKITWAKGLDKNGRPIYDDSNRPGAPGSADKGSSVFSVPAFLGAKNWMPMAYSKDTGLFYVPSNEWGMDIWNEEIAYKKGAAYLGAGFTIRPLNEDYIGVLRAIDPKTGKEVWRQENYAPLWGGVMTTKGNLVFTGTPEGFLKAFNAKTGENVWEFQTGSGVLGSPVTWEMDGEQYVSVLSGWGGAVPLWGGEVAKRVKNFNQGGMLWTFKLPKDLVAKH; this is encoded by the coding sequence ATGAAACACTCCGGTCTACGCAAGCCCTTCGTGCTGAGTGCACTGTGCGCCGCCATGCTCCTCCCCGCCGTGTCGGCGTGGGCGGTCACCGATCAGGAAATTCTCGACGATGTGAATTCCACTAACCAGATCGTCACCAACGGCATGGGCCTGCAAGGCCAGCGCTACAGCACCCTGGATATCCTCAATACCGACAATATCAAGGACCTGCGTCCAGTCTGGGCGATGTCCTTCGGTGGTGAAAAGCAGCGCGGCCAGCAAGCCCAGCCGATGATCAAGGACGGCGTGATGTACGTCACTGCCTCCTACTCGCGGGTGTTTGCGGTGGATGCGCGCACCGGCAAGGAACTCTGGCAATACGATGCGCGCCTGCCGGATGACATCCGTCCGTGCTGCGACGTGATCAACCGGGGTGTGGCGTTGTATGGCGATCTGGTGATCTTCGGCACCCTGGACGCCAAGCTGGTGGCCTTGAACAAGGACACCGGCAAAGTGGTGTGGCGCAAGAGCGTCGCCGATCACAAGGCCGGGTACTCGATCACCGCGGCGCCGCTGGTAATCAATGGCAAGCTGATTACCGGCGTGTCCGGTGGCGAATTCGGCATCGTCGGCAAGATCGAAGCCTATGACCCGAAAAACGGCGAACTGTTGTGGACCCGGCCGACCGTCGAAGGTCACATGGGCTACATCTACAAGGACGGCAAGAAGATCGAGAACGGCATCTCCGGCGGCGAAGCCGGCAAGACCTGGCCGGGCGACCTGTGGAAAACCGGCGGCGCGGCGCCTTGGCTAGGCGGCCTGTACGACCCGGAAACCAACCTGTTGCTGTTCGGTACCGGTAACCCGGCGCCGTGGAACTCGCACCTGCGTCCTGGCGACAACCTCTATTCGTCCTCGCGTCTGGCCCTGAACCCGGACGACGGCACCATCAAGTGGCACTTCCAGACCACCCCGCACGACGGCTGGGACTTCGATGGGGTCAACGAGCTGGTGTCCTTCAACTACCAGGAAGGCGGCAAGACCGTCCAAGCCGCGGCTACCGCCGACCGTAACGGCTTCTTCTACGTGCTCGATCGCACCAATGGCAAGTTCATCCGCGGCTTCCCCTTCGTCGACAAGATCACCTGGGCCAAGGGTCTGGACAAGAACGGCCGGCCGATTTATGACGACAGCAACCGTCCAGGCGCACCGGGCAGTGCCGACAAGGGCAGCAGCGTGTTCTCCGTACCGGCCTTCCTCGGCGCGAAGAACTGGATGCCAATGGCCTACAGCAAGGACACCGGGCTGTTCTACGTGCCGTCCAACGAGTGGGGCATGGATATCTGGAACGAGGAGATCGCCTACAAGAAGGGCGCGGCTTACCTCGGCGCCGGTTTCACCATCCGTCCGCTGAACGAGGATTACATCGGCGTGCTGCGCGCCATCGACCCAAAAACCGGCAAGGAAGTCTGGCGCCAGGAGAACTACGCGCCACTGTGGGGCGGGGTGATGACCACCAAGGGCAACCTGGTGTTTACCGGCACGCCTGAAGGCTTCCTCAAGGCCTTCAACGCCAAGACCGGCGAGAATGTCTGGGAATTCCAGACCGGTTCCGGCGTGCTTGGCTCCCCGGTTACCTGGGAAATGGATGGTGAGCAATATGTCTCCGTACTCTCCGGTTGGGGTGGCGCGGTGCCGCTGTGGGGCGGCGAAGTGGCCAAGCGGGTGAAGAACTTCAACCAGGGCGGCATGCTCTGGACCTTCAAGCTGCCGAAGGACTTGGTGGCCAAGCACTGA
- a CDS encoding ABC transporter ATP-binding protein, translating into MNALEVSALGFAYGARQALQGIGFSVAPGTFAALLGPNGAGKSTLIALLTRLYDLQQGDIQVMACSLRQQPRQALRQLGVVFQQSTLDLDLSVEQNLRYHAALHGLAKPLACARIDEELARQQLAERRHEKVRDLNGGHRRRVEIARALLHRPRLLLLDEASAGLDPASRLALNQYVRQLCRDDGLAVLWTTHLLDEVQASDELLILNCGRLVAQGLASQIGADDASLAVTFARLTTSEAGA; encoded by the coding sequence ATGAACGCCTTGGAAGTCAGCGCGCTAGGCTTCGCCTACGGCGCACGCCAAGCCTTGCAGGGCATCGGCTTCAGTGTTGCGCCCGGCACCTTCGCCGCGTTGCTGGGGCCGAACGGTGCCGGTAAGTCGACCCTGATCGCCCTGCTCACCCGACTCTATGACCTGCAGCAGGGCGATATCCAGGTGATGGCCTGCAGCCTGCGCCAGCAGCCACGTCAGGCCCTGCGCCAACTCGGCGTGGTGTTCCAGCAGAGCACCCTGGATCTGGATCTTAGCGTCGAGCAGAATCTGCGCTACCACGCCGCCCTGCATGGCCTGGCCAAGCCATTGGCGTGCGCGCGGATCGACGAGGAACTGGCCCGCCAGCAGCTTGCTGAACGGCGTCATGAAAAGGTCCGCGACCTCAACGGCGGCCACCGACGCCGCGTGGAAATCGCTCGCGCCCTGCTACACCGGCCGCGCCTGCTGTTGCTTGACGAAGCCAGCGCCGGCCTCGACCCGGCCAGCCGCCTGGCGCTTAACCAGTATGTTCGCCAGCTCTGCCGTGACGACGGACTGGCAGTGCTGTGGACCACCCACCTGCTCGATGAAGTGCAAGCGAGCGACGAGCTGCTGATCCTCAACTGCGGGCGCCTGGTCGCCCAGGGCCTGGCCAGCCAGATCGGCGCCGACGACGCCAGCCTGGCCGTCACTTTCGCCCGCCTGACCACCAGCGAGGCGGGAGCATGA
- a CDS encoding phosphoserine aminotransferase — MADATQRIAHKLALHLACLSARCLTAPAFERPVEVMGLHFAAPLGIAAGFDRFGRLARQAGALGFGFNEIGSLDLAATARLSARALTRGTARLGINLSLAPDITLTTLRASLARAWPLADYLTLNLIGPSSAALLGIEQRPLLRQLLAAARTEQQRLDRPTRRVPLVVKLRCLPGEVPLELAELLLELGYDGLLVAHDPGPPATRQRYHAWQNDVRQAQACAQIEQLRRLGGGQLALMSVGGIQTADHLQARLAAGAELVQVHSVLLHGWPWNVQRLLTGGRPA; from the coding sequence ATGGCTGATGCCACGCAGCGCATCGCCCACAAGCTGGCCCTGCATCTGGCCTGCCTCAGCGCCCGCTGCCTGACGGCGCCCGCCTTCGAGCGCCCCGTCGAGGTGATGGGCCTGCATTTCGCGGCACCGTTGGGCATTGCCGCCGGCTTCGACCGCTTTGGCCGGCTCGCCCGCCAAGCCGGAGCATTGGGTTTCGGCTTCAATGAAATCGGCAGCCTTGATCTCGCCGCGACGGCCCGGCTGTCGGCGCGGGCGCTCACGCGTGGAACCGCGCGACTGGGGATCAACCTCAGCCTGGCCCCGGACATTACCCTCACGACGCTACGTGCCAGCCTGGCCCGCGCCTGGCCGCTGGCCGACTACCTGACGCTCAACCTGATCGGTCCGAGCAGTGCGGCGCTGCTCGGCATCGAGCAGCGCCCGCTGCTGCGCCAGCTGCTGGCGGCGGCGCGCACCGAGCAGCAGCGTCTGGACCGGCCCACGCGCCGCGTGCCGCTGGTGGTCAAACTGCGCTGCCTGCCCGGCGAGGTGCCGCTGGAGCTGGCCGAACTGCTGTTGGAATTGGGTTACGACGGCCTGCTCGTCGCCCATGATCCCGGCCCACCGGCTACCCGCCAGCGCTACCACGCCTGGCAGAACGACGTCCGTCAGGCGCAGGCCTGCGCGCAGATCGAGCAATTGCGGCGCTTGGGCGGCGGACAACTCGCCCTGATGTCGGTCGGCGGTATCCAGACCGCCGACCACCTCCAGGCCCGGCTCGCCGCCGGAGCCGAACTGGTGCAGGTGCACAGCGTCCTGCTGCATGGCTGGCCCTGGAATGTGCAGCGCCTGCTCACTGGCGGCAGGCCTGCGTAA
- a CDS encoding ABC transporter substrate-binding protein gives MGRVIALCCLLLNCLGNSLLAEPIKIGLSYPRTGNYKAEGLELHRGALMAVAAINNSGGLLGRPVQLLTRNSASRAQTARSNIERFARQDAQMVFGGATSEEAIASGKRARELGLVYFATLSYANEVTGREGHRYLFRESNSALMSARVLGEYLGWNMPRQRYHYIIVDDTWGRSIESELRVTTGSQDRARHGRSALPSPVALRRHYLEALNKAAASDAEILVLALLGEDLLHSMRLAHSLGLHKRMQIIVPHLSKSIVQQAGPKVMQGVIGTESWTWKVPTQEDSPAGQAFVDDYIRLYQEYPDSAAASAYGIVQQWADAVRRSASLNNEKLIRALEDHRYSLLKGPQQWRAFDHQNVQSIYAVRVKSRDQIMQDPLKQDYFEIIHQMSGEAAALNHDDWQQERGEELELQ, from the coding sequence ATGGGCCGCGTCATCGCATTGTGCTGTCTGTTACTCAACTGCCTGGGCAACAGCCTGCTGGCCGAACCGATCAAAATTGGCCTCAGCTACCCACGCACTGGCAACTACAAAGCCGAAGGCCTGGAGTTGCATCGCGGCGCCTTGATGGCGGTAGCGGCCATCAACAACAGCGGCGGCCTGCTCGGACGCCCCGTGCAGCTACTGACACGCAACAGTGCCTCGCGTGCGCAGACCGCGCGGAGCAATATCGAACGCTTCGCCCGTCAGGACGCACAGATGGTCTTCGGCGGCGCCACCAGCGAAGAGGCTATCGCCTCCGGCAAACGCGCCCGGGAACTCGGCCTGGTGTATTTCGCCACGCTCAGCTATGCCAACGAAGTGACTGGTCGTGAGGGCCATCGCTACCTGTTTCGCGAGTCCAACAGCGCCTTGATGAGCGCCCGCGTACTCGGCGAATACCTCGGCTGGAACATGCCGCGCCAGCGCTACCACTACATCATTGTCGACGACACCTGGGGCCGCAGCATTGAGAGCGAATTGCGCGTCACCACCGGCAGCCAGGATCGTGCCCGCCACGGGCGCAGCGCCCTACCCTCACCGGTCGCATTGCGTCGACATTATCTGGAGGCTCTGAACAAGGCCGCCGCCAGCGATGCCGAGATTCTGGTACTGGCCTTACTCGGTGAAGACCTGCTGCATAGCATGCGTCTGGCGCACAGCCTGGGACTGCATAAACGCATGCAGATCATCGTCCCGCACCTGAGCAAGAGCATCGTGCAACAGGCCGGCCCCAAGGTCATGCAAGGGGTGATCGGCACCGAGTCCTGGACCTGGAAAGTACCTACCCAGGAGGACAGTCCGGCTGGGCAAGCGTTCGTCGACGACTACATTCGCCTGTATCAGGAATATCCCGACAGCGCCGCCGCCTCGGCCTACGGCATCGTCCAGCAATGGGCCGATGCCGTGCGTCGCAGCGCTAGCCTGAATAACGAAAAGTTGATCCGTGCCCTTGAAGACCACCGCTACAGCCTGCTCAAAGGCCCACAACAATGGCGCGCCTTCGACCACCAGAATGTGCAGAGCATCTATGCCGTCAGGGTCAAGAGCCGCGATCAGATCATGCAGGATCCGCTCAAACAGGATTACTTCGAGATCATCCACCAGATGTCCGGCGAGGCCGCCGCACTAAATCACGACGACTGGCAGCAGGAACGCGGAGAAGAGCTGGAGCTGCAGTAG
- a CDS encoding cupredoxin domain-containing protein encodes MRILKALFLPVLLICSLIGFDTIYAAGDLTRRGTALADLRLGSEESDYSMSQREYQLETGKAYQLKIIASGQKEYAFQAPEFATSIFLRKVEAGGVEIKAITLTELEFEDAGEAEIFFVPIKPGKFRFFAKGLEGKGMLGYFVVK; translated from the coding sequence ATGCGTATTCTCAAAGCGCTGTTTCTCCCCGTGCTACTGATTTGCAGCCTGATCGGTTTCGACACTATCTATGCCGCCGGCGACCTGACCCGTCGCGGCACCGCGCTGGCGGACTTGCGCCTGGGCAGCGAAGAGAGCGACTACAGCATGTCGCAGAGGGAGTACCAACTGGAAACAGGCAAGGCCTACCAGTTGAAAATCATCGCCAGCGGGCAGAAGGAGTACGCGTTCCAGGCGCCGGAATTCGCCACTTCGATCTTTCTGCGCAAGGTCGAAGCCGGTGGCGTGGAGATCAAGGCGATCACCCTTACCGAACTCGAGTTCGAGGACGCCGGCGAGGCGGAAATCTTCTTCGTGCCGATCAAACCCGGCAAATTCCGCTTCTTCGCCAAGGGGCTGGAAGGCAAGGGCATGCTCGGCTACTTCGTGGTCAAGTAA
- a CDS encoding YVTN family beta-propeller repeat protein, which yields MRFALLAASISLALASTSSLAATAYVSNEKDDSISVIDLDSMEVSATLDVGMRPRGLLLSSDNTLLYICASDSDRVQVMDLATRKIIKQLPSGADPEQFALHPNDRWLYISNEDDALVTVVDVQSDQVLAQIDVGVEPEGMAVSPDGKWAVNTSETTNMLHWIDTSTQQLVDNTLVDQRPRHVEFDPQGKRLWASAEIGGTVSVIDVASRKIEKVLTFKIKGVHPDKVQPVGVRLSADGKLAFVALGPANHVAVVDANTYAVLDYLLVGRRVWHMAFTPDQQQLLTTNGVSGDVSVIDMKTLKVTKSIKVGRYPWGVVVTP from the coding sequence ATGCGTTTCGCCTTGCTCGCCGCGAGCATCAGCCTGGCCCTGGCCAGCACCTCGAGCCTCGCCGCCACCGCCTATGTGTCCAACGAGAAAGACGACAGTATCAGCGTGATCGACCTCGACAGCATGGAGGTCAGCGCCACCCTGGACGTCGGCATGCGCCCGCGTGGCCTGCTGCTGTCCAGCGACAACACGCTGCTGTACATCTGCGCCAGCGACTCCGACCGAGTCCAGGTGATGGACCTGGCGACGCGTAAGATCATCAAGCAACTGCCCTCCGGCGCCGACCCCGAGCAGTTCGCCCTGCACCCCAACGACCGCTGGCTATATATCTCCAACGAAGACGATGCGCTGGTCACCGTGGTCGATGTGCAAAGCGATCAAGTGCTGGCGCAGATTGATGTCGGCGTCGAACCCGAGGGCATGGCCGTCAGCCCGGATGGCAAATGGGCGGTCAATACCAGCGAAACCACCAACATGCTGCACTGGATCGACACCAGCACCCAGCAGTTGGTGGATAACACCCTGGTCGACCAGCGCCCGCGGCATGTCGAATTCGACCCGCAAGGCAAACGCCTGTGGGCTTCGGCGGAAATCGGCGGCACGGTCAGCGTGATCGATGTTGCCAGCCGAAAAATCGAGAAAGTCCTGACTTTCAAGATCAAGGGAGTGCATCCGGACAAGGTGCAGCCAGTCGGGGTTCGCCTCAGCGCCGACGGCAAACTAGCCTTCGTTGCCCTCGGCCCGGCCAACCATGTGGCAGTGGTCGACGCCAACACCTATGCAGTGCTCGATTACCTGCTGGTCGGCCGGCGTGTCTGGCACATGGCATTCACCCCGGACCAGCAACAACTGCTGACCACCAACGGCGTCAGCGGCGACGTTTCGGTAATCGACATGAAAACCCTCAAGGTGACCAAGTCGATCAAAGTCGGCCGCTATCCCTGGGGCGTGGTGGTCACCCCATGA
- the pedF gene encoding cytochrome c-550 PedF produces the protein MKIKQKTGAALLLLAFSATLWAHGDVVPQDVKTPGLEPLGEEWLEENPYRDNPKAIEIGASAYNQNCAACHGLEAKSGGIAPDLRLLEVGAMGDEWFKERVINGAVRDGRVYMPKMADYLSQEALWAVRSYLESVHVEE, from the coding sequence ATGAAAATCAAACAAAAAACCGGTGCCGCCCTGCTGCTGTTGGCTTTCTCGGCCACTCTCTGGGCGCATGGCGATGTGGTGCCGCAAGACGTCAAGACCCCCGGACTGGAACCGCTGGGTGAAGAGTGGCTGGAAGAGAACCCCTACCGCGACAACCCCAAAGCGATTGAAATTGGCGCCTCGGCATACAACCAGAATTGCGCGGCCTGCCACGGCCTGGAAGCCAAGTCTGGCGGCATCGCCCCGGATCTGCGCCTGCTCGAAGTCGGCGCCATGGGCGATGAGTGGTTCAAGGAGCGGGTGATCAACGGTGCGGTGCGTGACGGCCGGGTGTATATGCCGAAGATGGCCGATTATCTTAGCCAGGAAGCACTGTGGGCTGTACGCAGCTACCTGGAGAGCGTGCACGTCGAGGAGTAA
- a CDS encoding substrate-binding periplasmic protein — protein sequence MRLTVLLLSALLCTLGLVAAPAQAQAPIRSYDSIIESGVLKVALYKDFPPYSFQQDGQPRGVDYELAQALATGLGLKLQLIWAPPGEKLDDDLRDYIWRGHYLRPDVLADVMLRVPYDREFSNMSNEFGELVNEQVVMFGPYQRERWQVAYDQRRLKSVPSVAVFQQHPIGVEVDSVPSFYLSSVFDGMLSGKTHHFSNPQAAFAGMKKGEVDAVMAMRGEIDWQVKQAADSHLALAENAYPKMGKQVWDIGMAVHESNRQLAYALEEKLEELILDGQVKALYGQYGLQYELPGLYQDVD from the coding sequence ATGCGCCTGACTGTCCTGCTGTTGAGTGCGTTGCTCTGTACGTTGGGTCTGGTGGCTGCACCGGCCCAAGCCCAGGCGCCAATACGCAGCTATGACTCGATCATCGAGTCCGGTGTGCTCAAGGTCGCCCTCTATAAGGATTTCCCGCCTTACAGCTTCCAGCAGGATGGTCAGCCGCGCGGCGTCGATTACGAGTTAGCCCAGGCTTTGGCCACGGGCCTGGGGCTCAAGCTGCAGCTGATCTGGGCGCCACCGGGGGAAAAGCTCGACGACGATCTGCGTGACTATATCTGGCGCGGGCATTACCTGCGCCCGGATGTGCTGGCCGACGTGATGCTGCGCGTGCCTTACGATCGCGAGTTTTCCAACATGAGCAACGAGTTCGGCGAACTGGTCAACGAACAGGTGGTGATGTTCGGCCCCTATCAGCGCGAGCGCTGGCAGGTCGCCTACGACCAGCGCCGGCTCAAGTCTGTGCCCAGCGTGGCGGTGTTCCAGCAACACCCGATTGGCGTCGAGGTCGACAGCGTACCGTCTTTCTACCTGTCCTCGGTGTTCGACGGCATGCTCAGTGGCAAGACCCATCACTTCAGCAATCCCCAGGCCGCCTTTGCCGGGATGAAGAAGGGCGAGGTCGATGCGGTGATGGCCATGCGCGGCGAGATCGACTGGCAGGTAAAGCAGGCCGCAGACAGTCATCTCGCCTTGGCCGAGAACGCCTACCCCAAGATGGGCAAGCAGGTCTGGGATATCGGCATGGCGGTGCACGAAAGCAACCGGCAGCTGGCCTACGCCCTGGAGGAAAAGCTCGAAGAGCTGATTCTCGATGGCCAGGTGAAGGCCCTCTACGGGCAGTACGGCCTGCAATACGAGTTGCCGGGGTTGTATCAGGACGTCGACTAA
- a CDS encoding IS1182 family transposase, with product MSRFRPIDRKTDYLLPPSMDDWLPEAHLARFILEAIERLDLSALTRRYGGRGSAAYHPEVLLSLLVYGYATGTFSSRMIERATYDSLAFRYLASGSHPDHDTLASFRRRFLDELAGIFLQVLELAGEMKLLKLGTISLDGTKLHANASRHSALSYGHIQTLERQLKAEVQELLALAERADQAELPVGIDLPDEIKRRQDRLLAMDAAKAKIEVRARARFEQDQAAYQEKLVKRAARTAETGKKPGGKPPKAPVEGPTEHDQINLTDEDSRIMRVAGGGFEQCYNAQAAVDTDTLLVVAPGLTQAGNDKQQVVPMLAELKALPESLGQVNVVLGDCGYNSESNIAACEAAGIEPYLAVAREDHHPHWKARFEELAALDADATVQQRMAHKLKSQPGRRLYALRKQTVEPVFGIIKSVMGFRQFLLRGKDKVSGEWRLVCLAWNLKRMAVLRHKSVQCG from the coding sequence ATGAGCCGCTTTCGTCCGATCGACCGCAAGACTGACTACCTGCTCCCGCCATCGATGGATGACTGGCTGCCAGAAGCCCACCTGGCCCGTTTCATTCTCGAAGCCATCGAACGGCTCGACTTGAGTGCGCTCACCCGGCGTTATGGCGGACGCGGCAGCGCCGCCTATCACCCCGAGGTGCTGCTTAGTCTGCTGGTCTATGGCTATGCCACCGGCACCTTTTCCAGCCGTATGATCGAACGCGCCACTTACGACTCGCTCGCCTTTCGCTACCTGGCCTCAGGCAGTCACCCCGATCACGACACCCTGGCCAGCTTCCGCCGCCGCTTCCTCGACGAGTTGGCCGGCATCTTCCTTCAGGTGCTGGAGCTGGCGGGCGAGATGAAGCTGCTCAAGCTCGGCACCATCAGCCTCGACGGCACCAAGCTGCATGCCAACGCCTCACGCCACAGTGCACTGTCCTATGGCCATATCCAGACACTCGAACGCCAGCTCAAGGCCGAAGTGCAGGAGCTCCTGGCGCTGGCTGAACGGGCCGACCAGGCAGAGCTCCCCGTCGGCATCGATCTGCCGGACGAGATCAAACGCCGGCAAGATCGCTTGCTCGCCATGGACGCGGCGAAGGCCAAGATCGAGGTGCGCGCCCGTGCGCGTTTCGAGCAGGATCAGGCCGCCTACCAAGAGAAGCTTGTCAAGCGTGCGGCGCGCACGGCAGAAACGGGCAAGAAGCCCGGCGGCAAGCCGCCCAAAGCCCCAGTGGAAGGGCCTACCGAACACGACCAAATCAACCTCACCGACGAAGACTCGCGCATCATGCGGGTGGCTGGCGGCGGCTTCGAACAGTGCTACAACGCCCAGGCCGCAGTGGATACCGACACCCTGTTGGTGGTGGCGCCAGGCCTCACTCAGGCGGGCAACGACAAGCAACAAGTCGTCCCCATGCTGGCCGAGCTTAAGGCGCTACCGGAGTCATTGGGTCAGGTGAACGTGGTGCTCGGGGACTGTGGCTACAACAGCGAAAGCAACATCGCCGCCTGCGAGGCGGCGGGAATCGAGCCCTACCTGGCGGTGGCACGCGAAGATCATCACCCGCACTGGAAGGCGCGCTTCGAGGAGCTGGCAGCGCTCGACGCTGATGCCACAGTGCAACAACGCATGGCGCACAAACTCAAGAGCCAGCCGGGGCGCCGCCTCTATGCGCTGCGCAAACAGACGGTGGAACCGGTGTTCGGCATCATCAAGTCGGTCATGGGTTTTCGCCAGTTTCTGCTGCGAGGCAAGGACAAGGTGAGCGGCGAATGGCGCCTGGTATGTCTGGCCTGGAATTTGAAACGCATGGCCGTTTTGCGCCACAAATCCGTCCAGTGTGGGTAG